In the Silene latifolia isolate original U9 population chromosome 1, ASM4854445v1, whole genome shotgun sequence genome, ATTTCCATCCTTTTTTACTGTATGGATAACCAATAAAAATACAACGCTTTCCTCGCTCATTGAATTTATCCTTTGGTCTATCTTTGTTATGAGCATAAGCTAGACAACCAAAAACACGTATATTGTCGAGGGAAGGCTTTTCACCATATAAAACTTCATAGGGAGTCACACCATTTAAAATACGAGTGGGGGTCCTATTAATTAAATACGCAGCTGTTAAAATACATTCTCCCCAAAACTCAATAGGCAACTCGGCTTGAAAGCGTATAGCTCGAGCCTTTTCAAGGATGTATCTATGCCTACGTTCTACCCTACCGTTCTGTTGTGGTGTATCAACATTActtgtttgaaaaatcattccATGTTCATCATAATATTCTTTCATCGTCCCCCGAAAGAAATTCGGTCCCATTGTCACTTTGAACAACTTTAACCTGCTTCCCAAATTGGGTAATGGTCATTTGGAAAAACTTTTTCATTAATTGACTAACTTCTCCTTTATCCTTCATAAGATGTACCCATACTCCCCTGCTACGGTCATCTACTATAGTTAGAAAGTAACGGGCACCAGATAAACTACTCGTGTGGTAAAGACCCCAAATATCGCAATGAATTAATGCAAACAATTCACTACTTCgtttattattattcttaaaaATGGACCGTGTTTGCTTAGCACGGCAACAAGGGTCACAAACAGTACGAGAATTCCAAATTAAATCACAACCAACTAATTTAGAGAAGAAAGGTAAAGTACTACTAGAAGGATGACCAAGTCGTCTATGCCAAAGTCGGACGTTCTCAGTTGTGTTGATCCTTGACACGGTTTCTCGGTCATTCCTCATTATGTAAACCCCATCCTTgtgctcaccccgtccaatctgCATCCTCGTAGACCGGTCCTGTATAACACAATAGTCAGGGTAAAAGGTCACAAAACAATTATTTTCTTCTACTAATTGCTTAATTGAAATTAAATCACAAGTAAGCGATGGAACATATAACACGTCTTTTAAAACAAAGCTCTCATTTAAAGCCACTGTCCCATGGTCTTGCGCAATAATATGAGACCCATTTGGCAATCCAACCGTGGAGGCTTTGCTAGTCCAAATTTTATTGAGTGCCTCTCGTCGCCCCGTCATATGATGAGACGCGCCACTGTCAAGTAGCCATTCACCGTTATCATATTGGTTTCGCGTACCTGTCAATTTGTGGCTAGCTTCGGTTTTGTTACCCAATAAGCCACGGAGAGCTACAACTTCATCCGAGGTGAGAGCTGATTGTCCCTGTTTTTGCGCATCATTGTTAGTTGTTGATGCTGCATTTGCCACTTGAAAGGTATTGCCCCTGCCTCGTCCTCCACGACCTCTGCCACCGCGACGGCCGCGTCCTCTGCCACGACTTGGATATCCATGTTTTTCCCAACAACTTTCCTCGGTGTGGTAGTCTTTATTGCAGAACGTGCAATGCAGGGGTGGTTGTTCTCCTTGCTCATGACTAGCGTCGGGTACAGTACCTCGAACGCCACCTCCAGTTGTCTTAACAGCCATGGCCGCCTCATTGATTTCCTCCTTCACCTTTGTCACGGCTCTGTGTCTTTGTTCCCGTAACATGAGTGAATATGCTCTGCTCAATGAGGTAATGTCATCTTCCATAAGCAAATTAGACCGGATGTTCCCATAAAGGGAGGTGTCGAGACCCATAAGGAATTGGTGCACCTTCTCTTCCTCGCGTTCCTTGAGTAATGCAGCTGCCGATCCACAAGTACATTGCGGAACCCGACTGTAAGTGGACAGCTCGTCCCATATTGATTTCAATTTCGTATAATAGTCCACAATGGATTGATCTTTGCCCTGCTTACAGTCGTTGAGCTCGCTCTTTAATTGATGTACTCGCGGCGCATTGCCCGTAGAAAACTGCTCTTTAAGCTCTTTCCAAATTTCAGGAACGGTCCCTGAAAACGTAATACTCGGGTGAAGTCGAATTTCAATGACGTTTCTCAGCCATGCTTTAACCATGGCGTTGCATTGACGCCATGCTACGCTCTCATTGCTTTCGTCTTCGCCTGAGGCAGTAACCGGTTTCTCAATGGTACCCTCGACGAAAGCTAGTTTGTTTTTAGCGTCGAGACCATTCCGGACCGCGTCAGCCCAAAGTTCATAATTTTCACCATCAAATTTGATTTGAGTTAATGATAAACTCGGACTGTCAGAAGGGTGAAGGTACAATGGCGAGGTCGGGGCAATTTGTTCATATTTCGTTCCACTGCCTCCGCCTTCTTTCGCGGAAATAATTGTGCCTCCAGTCATCGTTGTAAGGTTTTGTTAAAAAAATTGTGATTGAAAAAAAATACGGAAATTGTGGTGTATAATTGCTCAGGATCGAGATGTCTCTGATGCCATGATAAACTGGAATTTGGGGTAAATATTTTGTATTGTATTGGATGCATAAAACGTAATACAGCTCCTCGCTTATATACACAGCTTACCCTAGTTGTTACCTAATACAATTCCATATACTTTAGGTAACTAAAAGATACATAACTTAAAGACCAAGATAATATACAACTAGGATacctaaaatataaaatatccTCCAATATGCTTCAAATCTTCTCAGGCCTACAAAATCTATAACGACGATATTGAGCTTGGAAAATGAATGATTAGTTGATAATTGGCGGTATTTGATTTTGATATTTCCCTTTTTTACATGGTCCATATATACGTCAGTTCTTAAATGTAAATCGAACATATTTTGAAGTGTGAAATATAACGAGAACTAAGTTTTGGTGAAACCAGTTAATTCCTTTGTACTCCGTAAACAACATCTCACACGTTATAATCGAACAAGGTAACTTGGTATGTAAAGAACAACAAAGTCGGACTGTTGGAGTTTGAGGTTGCGATAAGGGCAGTACATGAGTATGAAATTATTGTACGTGTTGCATGCCGTTCTTATTCCATGCATTTTGAGTAACGCCTAGCTTAGCTCGGAATTTTAATTTGAAGCAATATGTCTCACACGATTTTAGTATGGGATCGTCTTTTCTAAATCTCTTGAAATCAAAAATTGAAGGCTGTTATTAGTTAATCCGATTACAAGAATAAATTTATTCCGTATATGTTTTGACTTTCGAGGGTCCACTATTAATAGACCAAGTATATATTAGGCATAACAAACACTTAAGAAACATATAAGTTATAATCTACAAGGTTCTAGTGTTGTGCGAAGTGTAATAATTATATTCTTTtagtctcaattatttatttactttttaaatATATTGTATGGGGTATTTTaaataaaggtaaataaataattgagacagtGAAAGTAAAAAGTAGGGAGTAGTAAGAAAAATACACTCAACAAGTAAAAGTGGACAAAACTATGTATTTCATTCAAGAAAGTAAATTTGTTACAGTACATATTACACTTGAAACAAAAGGATCAACTATAGAGATCATTAGAGATGATTTCAAGTCAATTAAGGGTAACTTAATTAATCACCAATACAACACCAATACAATAAATTTAAAACATAAACATAAATGCGAGAAGTAAATATATGAAGCAGAAAATGAGATAGTACCACTAGGAGGTAGTATATATTGTTTCGTATATTTTGATGATCTGAGCTTGTATGTGACAAAGTATGGGAGAATAAAGTGTCTTAGGTGCTTAAGAGCACTGGAAGCCGGAGGAGTCGCCGGCCTTGTTGCAATAGTTTAGCAACAGGTTCAAAGATATAGGAACATTAAGGTTAATGCCTAAGACATTAGCTTTGATGGCAGTACAAAGACATATTGCTGTGTCAAGGTCAGTCAAGCCACTAAGAAGAGTACAACATTGACTTTTTGGTGGGGACCCGAGCACTACACCGAGTACTCCGGGGAGGACATTAGCACATGCCGCCAACTTAAGGATGTCAATGGGGCATTTGTCACCTCCAGATGATGATGGTGGTGTACTAGGTGTTGTCACTGGTGATGGTGGTGTTATGGGTGTTGTTGGACCGTGGCCTCCAGATGATGATGGTGGTGTACTCGGTGTTGTCACTGGTGATGGTGGTGTTATAGGTGTTGTTGGACCATGGCCTCCAGATGATGATGGTGGTGTAGTCGGTGTTGTCACTGGTGATGGTGGTGTTTTGGGTGGTGTTGAACCGCCACACCACTTGCATGATGGTGGACTTGGTGGTGGTGGGCAAGGAACATTGTGGTTGGCAATAACCAAAGTGAAAAACATAAGGTTAAAGCATAAGAGGTAAGTTAGTGAAGCCATATTGAAAAGAACTAAACTTAAGCTAACAATGAGCTTTTTAGGCTAATAAGAGTAGTTTTGAGTAGCTAAGATGTTTTGTATTGCTTACAATTGGGAAGGATTTGATTATTTAAGTTCAATTTGTGCTTTCTATTTATAGTGAAAACATGTTGACTTTTCAACATAATTTTTTCCATTTATAAGAAAAACTAAGGAACTAGTGTAGTGGTGGTCCATGTGAAGAGAGTTGTAGTATAATCCAGGCCCAAATGATGGACCCGGActtttttacaaatattaatagCCCACTTGGCGTATAATAGGGAGTAGACTGCTAATAGTTTACACAGAGTACACACAATTGCAGATAGTATAGCATTGTAGAAGAACGTACGTTCAATGACACCCTTAATAAGTCAAAAAGTTATTGCATGTATACCCCTCTCAACATAATATGGAAAATTTTTGGATTATAATTATCAGTTTAATCTTTTAATTTGGATGGTTCTCTCACATAATATAGAGATTCACAAGTTCATGACTCTAAACCTTAAGTTTAACTAAAATCCCTAAAATCTCACAAGTGAAATTTAACCAGTAATCAAgtattgttgtgcggaagcgtgaatacctcTTGTTAGGCCTCTGCTGCATTTGTATACACAATACATAATATTACGATATTGTCCATTTTGGGCCGAGCcttcacggatttactcttgggctccttcccaaaaggcctaactattactccctccgtcctggtcaattgttgtcctttcgttttggcacaaagaccaaggaatgagggaaaaggccaataactaaatgacaagtggaacaaattgaatgaaaatgatcaaattactcatcaagttcattcttaaaatagaaaggacaacaaatgactgagacaccctaaaatggaaaaggacaacaaatgaccgggacagagagaGTATATTTTATAGACACCTATAAAGATGATCTTTCACCTTTATTTTATTGATGTGAGACAAGGGTTTGTACCCTAACAAATATGTTTGTGATCCACTTCTGAAACATGACGGCCTGATGGGTAAGCAAAAATTTAAAAAAGAAATAGTTATTTTCTACGACTGTCGTATAACAGTTCTTCAACATATACTGAATAACTGAAATGCTTAATTAATTGAAAAAAAGGTTTGTCTCACATTGTGAGACGGTTCTCTTTCTAGAAACTACGTCACGGAGACATCAGCTACAAATATCAAGACCAAACAAACTCAAATGTGATACTTACTCTAAATCTTTCTACATTATGAATTTATTATATGAGCCAAAATTAATTGATGAATTATTATTAGTCAAGTCTTTAAAATGTCGTCTAGCAAATGCTTGATTAAAGACATTAATACGTCGTGTGACACAGGCAATAATAATGTCTTTCTAATTTTGCAACTTGGTTTATATTAGACAAATTGGGACCTTTATTTGATCATCACGTCGGCATTATTTCATAATTCATAAAATGCATAAACCATGCATAAATTTCACGTACGTACACTACTATCAGTGGCGGTTTTGATGGGGTGTAGGAGATGCACCTGCACCCCTTTGTTCAGAAATATGTAAAAGTTTGTTTCAATAAGGAACATTATATGTTTAGTGGTCCAGTGGTTGAAATTTGGATACTTAATTTCCAATCTAATGGTCTTGAGTTTGATTTCTAAGGTAGTCATTTTTTCACTTTTATCTCAtttagttataaattgtgtttttaatGCTATTTAATGCCTAGTTTTagtcttttattttcaaaattgtGTTAGTTATAAATTCATTCTATTGTTTTTTGGTAGTTCATCAATTTTTATATAATTGCATAACTTATaaatttagcattaaaatttattttcaattaaataaaatacTCGTATTTATTTAGTTACGATAAAATATTATGTACTCAACTATCTATTGGATTTAACATAAAGAAAAATATCATATTATTAGACTACTCATTATTTGGAtccaattttattttaatttagtttTTACTTTATCCTCGCGGATTTTTGTGTTTAAATTTTAGTTTTCGACTTACCGTCACCGAAATCATTGTTAAACTTGCACCCCTGTGATCAAATCCTAGAATCACTCCTAACTACTATCATAAATGTTGAATACCTTAACATAAataattgattatttgatttatAATTGACGAATTTGATAGATGTGTTGATATTCCGTTCACCCTCGAGTTTGTTAAATACAATAATGTAAGAGTATATGTGATCCTCTGTAAATACACATCTAGCTAGTATTTTACATCCTTCCCCGTATGTATATAAACTAAGACGTCCGAATCCGATCCAAAGAACCACATATCATCCGATTCAGACATACAAGATTCGAATAATCCGATTCAGACCAGATTCGAATTTCATGCATATGGCTAGATAAGACTCTAGTACACAAATTGGGAAACTTTTGTCATGATCAATAAGATCCAATTAGTAAAGCTGACTTTGATGATGTTGATTATGTGCCCTTAGTAGTTAGTACAGGTCTTAATGCTCTTTTAGCCACTAAATAAAATGAGTGAAGGAAAAATGTCATTTACTTCCTTTCCGCGTATAAAATAAATTGTGATGACCATCAAAATCACCCTTTCACTCTCAAATTAACAAAAATGGGGGACATATAAGGAAATTAcactttattttttttgttttcgttcATCAATTATAGACTTATAGGAGTATTTGTCAAGTTATTCCTCTAAGAGTTTACTTTGGATATTTGAAAAAGGACATATGCTAGAGTTGCATTTACACAAGTTTGGATAATCCTCATCGTCGAATAATTAAAAGGTTGTAGAATTTGAGAAGCATAGAGTtcgtataatatacggttttcggGCGGGACAAAAAGCGTCTGTAATTAGACAGACAGTTCCTCAGGTGAGCTAAAATAGCCACACAAGTTTTGAGAGGAAACAGATGGCATTTAAGTGTGTCGGTATGCGATAAACTAGTCTCGGACGAAAATCGTGTACTCCTGACAAATAAATGATAATGTATTATTTAGGCCTGAAAACGATTACGGTAACTCATTAAGCAACCCAAGACACGTGGTGGAAAAATTGGGAGGAAAAGACACATTAACCGATACGAGCTcgcaaacggctcaaatttaagtatatactccgtataagacATGGTTTTCAGTATTTCAGGGTCCCAGAACGATTAAAACCGCTAACTATCCTATTGACTTCATATAAAAACacgaaaaaaaatataaatgatGACGTGGACACTATGAACTAAAATAGTTTCAAACAAACACTAACTACCTAATTAATTTGCTAATAAACACTCATTATCAAAAAAAATTCAGTAAATGTCTTCATATGTTTTCACTTTTCACTCTCTTCTCATATTTTTAGCCTATTAATGAAATGGGAGAATTACCTCAAATCTCAGTATCCGAAGCTAACCCATTCAACATCACAGTAGGCTCGGAGAGAAGGAGACTAGGGTTGTTGTCGAATATCGACAAAATAAATTAACTTGCCCCAGCCCGGACTGCTCTTAAGATAGCGAATGACATGGACGACCCCGTTTCAACGAGGAgagtttctctccatttcctaaaaagaaatggagaggtcaTTTCTTTTTGGTCGTCTAGATCGTATTCTGGTATCATCGAACGGCTCAAAATTTATGTGTAAAAGTAAAGGGATAATGAGGTTTGGtgggaaaaatattattaaatgtcCTTAatagaggaaatggagaggatacATTTTCAGTTTCAACGATCAAGTTTTCGAGTATTAGGTTTTTGTCTTTTGATGGTCCCAACTCCCAAGGAATATATTGCAAGATTTGCAAGAGTACAAATATAGTATCAAGCATTTaattttcacaaattctcattatagacggacactatccgtctatacgtatagacggataccattttccttcacaaaatacccatttgccataaagtagGAAGCACATGGggagtgccccaccttgtcccctctacccattttattagaggtctttacccgtctgttcgccctaCCCGTCTATACCAAAACCTATTGTTTAATTTTTGATTGGTTGTGATGTGGGCCCTCAATCCACCACGCACCACCTCCTCCACGGTGTGGCGGCTTGCCGCCATGTTATGGTAGTAGTGAGCGACTGAGCGTAAGTAAGGGCTAAGACGGCCGTGAGGCGGCCTAGGTTTGCCACAAGAACCCCAAGCATATATTGGTGGCAATGAGATTGCTTGTTATGCAAACTACGTACTCGTATGTAGGTAAAGAACATGCATGGGAATTTATAGTTAGGGTTTGTCTTATACATTAGTTTATGGGATGTAAGTGACACAAGCGCCCAACATTCCAAGGGAAAGTCGTTACATAGATGGCGTCCCGTTTTGCGAGTTTATTACAAGGCATCTCGTTAACAATAGGAACCCAACTTCTATTGTACCACATTTTTTCTCACGGAGATAAAATGTATTTTGGGTTCAGGGTCCTTCTCAATTCATTCGTTCGTCAAGGCCGTGTGTTAACGACAACTTTTGTATTTGGTCTTCCTTTGTCCCTGTAACCTGTGAGGTCTGTCACTTGAATACGAGAAAGCCTGTGTTGTGGATAATGTTAATTTCCAATCTTATTATGTGATGTTCCCAAATAATGTAATTAAGCTGCTTGTTGCTACGACCTATTGCTACGACCTATAATTCACCTGATTGACTTAAACAATAGTTGAATCATGTCAAAGAGTTTAGGAATACAAGAATTACAAAGTACTCCGTGTTGATGATGTTAGTATTCAGTTGAATCAACATTAGTTCAACAAAGATCGACAACTTTGACTTTGGTCTGAATCGGGTAGTATTTGGTTGGTGGTATTAATCTTGAGATAATTTCTGACTAGGTATTTTCCACGACGTATCCAAAATAGCCAAGGCGATTagacaatcataaataaatttATACATTGTTTATTGTTTACTTtatactagtatagatcccgcgcgaatgcgcggttttttagatagctATATTAGAAAATTTAACAATTACATCATTCGTTAGTTATTATCAAAATATATAATAATAGAATTATTTAGAAAGTGTTTGCTAAAAAAGTGCTCGTGACCATCatacaaaaataataatagtaaagtAAAATATTTCTATCACAGCATACGTATAATACTATAATTAGTGCAGTACAATTTCATTTATGTAACAAAATCAAAATATCTAATTAATATGTGTatacaaattgaaaaaaaatagtATACCCTTTTTAATTGCAGTATCTATTGTTTGTAATAGCATATGTAAATATGATATAATCTAATTATAGAATACTTCATTTAGGCGGAAAAtttttattaatctcttattcttttagtataagaggGATGAAAATGTTTGTTAAATAACTGTACGTAGCTATCATGattagttttaaaaataataacagTAAAATATTTTATCACATCATACGTATAATTAgtacaatttcatttatgacaaAATCGAAATATCTTATTAATAtatttatattatatattatatattatatattatatattacaGAATAAAGCTATTTATTGTTAGAAAGTATGACCCAGTGTAGATATAATATTGTGAAGTCTATTTATAGAATAAATCATTTAGGCGGAAAATTTTTAATAATctcctattcttttagtagaagGAGGATTATTCTTTTAGTAGAAGGAGGATTTTGACGAAAAGCCTAAAAATGGCGGATGACGCCACTTCAAGCCATTGTTTTTGAATGACAAATGACACAAATGTAAGAATAAGAAAGAACCTTACGCATCAAACATATTTTAGAGATAAGATTGCCCAAATAGGTAAGCGATAAATCATAATAATAAACACAAATGGGAAAAAGTGCGGAGTAGCTTCCCTTACATCCACGAAAGGATTTAGGAAAGGTAGAGAGATAAAATCCTCCCCCTTCTCTCTACCTCTCCTAATTTCGTAAAAAATCAATCAATCGCTTCACCGCCTCACCGCCTCACAGCCTCACAGTCATGTTTGTTCACTTCACCTGCGCTCCGCCTGAGTGGTGATGACCGTCTTGAGGCTGATCCCTGATTAATTTTCCCTTGCTTTTATTTATATCACAGGTTTGATCTGATTTTTTCCTTATTTGATCTTCGTTTTATCAACTAATATAGTGAATCTTCTGTTTTCCTCTTTGGTTGTGTCTTAATCGGGCTTCTCCTGGATGATTACTGCTGGTTGTTATCCCGGGTTATATTTGTTTCTTTCTTAGATGGAGTATCAAGTTCTTCTGTTTAATCTTTGTGATTTGTTTGTTGTGAACGATAATGGtgtcgatgatgatgatgacctTGCTAAATTGGTTATGGAATTGGGGGTACCTTCCATCTCCAATATCCATTTGGTGAAAGATAGGGGGAACTCACTTTTCAGGGAAGggaagagcatctccaatggttacctaaaaggacttgcttgcaaataaaaaagatttcaagctacttgcttaaccattggagcaCTCCACATCAACTAGCTTAAATTAAGCTaatagctccatggagctagtagctTAAATGGTCCCACAAGAAAatataaccaatagaaaaatagttgtctcatttattttttatttaataattaagaattaaataaattaataaaaaagtGTGTTAGTTAGGTCTCATCAAGCTAATACTAAATAGGATTCACCATTGGAGTAACTTGTAGCTTGAAATTGTTGTTGCTCAAAAAAAtgatgtggcaaaggtaagctagtaccaactagcttaccattgtggatgctcttagagcatctccaatggtttcccaaaaggacttgcttgcaaataaaaaaaatttcaagctacttgcttaaccattggagcaCTTCTATTGAACTAGCTTAAAttgagctactagctccatgAAGCTAGTAGCTTAAATGGTCCTACAAAAAAAATCTACCTACTAAAATAATACATGTGGAAATAGAATTGCATTTTCAGAAATGCATTTAATGAGGGGAACTACTTGAATTAGTTGAGTATGCAACAACTTCATTAAGGTAGTTGACATATGGGTCCATCTAAGCCACAATACTAGTAGCTTACCATTGTAGTAGTTTCTAGCCTAAAAATGTTGTAGCTTGAAAATCTtatgtggcaaaggtaagctagtagcaactagcttaccattgtggatgctcttaGCTGCTCGTCACTACACTCGAGCTCTTAAACTCGTATGTTTCCTAGGCCTTCCACCCGTGTATGACCAGCCCGTAGCCACTTCCCTCTGCCTCTCCCTTGTTCTTAATTTAGCGGGTTGCGAGTTGAAGCTTTTCCAGTTTAATCGGGCTTGTTGTTTCTGCACTTTCGTCTTATCCTTCGATCCGAGTAATGTTAAGGCCCTTTATCGCAGAGGCCTGGCCTTTAAGCATCTGAATCTTCTTAACAAGGCTCTTGATGACTTTGAACATGCTGAGAAATTTGACCCGCAAAACAAAGATGTTAATCGAGAACTCAATTCTGTGGCTGATCTTTTAATTTTAAATGTTAATGGGAAACGAACTGCTTATCCTTTTAACCCTTTGGGTTCAAATAAGAAAGGTAAGAAACCTTTGATCGCTAATGATGGGTTTGAAACGTCTGTAATCCGTGTTGATTTGAATGAAGCGTCTTGTAGTACAGCTCCTTTGGTAACAGATCATGTTTCTCCTCCTCATGCTGATGTTACTTCTAGTTCCACTATTATTATTGATTCCGAAAATCCTAGTGCGACTGATTCCGACATTGTTATGGACTCTGAAATCCTGTTTGCGGCTACTAATCCTGTCTTTAGTCTGAACTCTAATAGCGATAGCCTGAGTGAGGCCGCTCCAGCTTTGTCCGCTAAAGGTGATTGTAATCCCCCCAACTCTTATAACTCAAGACCTGCAAAATACTCCTTTTCCAACAAAAATCATCCTAAAAATAATTTACGGTTGTCGTCCCAAGATTATGAGAACCTGTTACTCGGCAGCAATCTCCTTTTTTACCATCCAAGATCTTTGTCATCCTTGAGGGTTCGTCCCCTCATCTCTACAAATTCCATTTCgacgggaactccccatgaaATAAATTCAAGGGAAACAGCAGTTCTCATTCCTTATCCTTTACATGAAGTGCACCATCATCATACACTTTTGGGGTCTGAGAATGAGAGTTATGCGTTGGGTCATGAAGAGTTACATGAAATGCACCATCAGCATTCACATTTGGGGTCTGAAAGTGAGAGTGAGGAGTTGGGTCATGAAGAGTCTGTTTTGCATATTGCCAAAAAGAAAAGATTTTCATCTGATTCATCTGTGGTTAGTATGGTATCCACAGTTCAGTTTCAATTTGTTGCAGTCAAGGAGAAATCGAGGAGGAAGTGTTGTCGCAAGGTGGAGCATTCCATTCACCGGGGTCGAATGGTTAAGTATGCTTCCAATTCAAGGAAGAGATCGTCGGGTTCTGTCAACAAATTACCTTTGTTTTTTTGCAGGTACACAGAAAAAGTCGCGGCTGTTGAATATGCTAAAAGAAAGGAAGTTGACTTGCTCCCGTTCGAGGACTATTATCATCCACCGTTTAAGAAATGTTGTTTTTCTTTTCCAGTTAGTTCCACTTGTAATTTTAGCCCCGTTACTTCCGTTTCTACTAATTTAGGGGTATCT is a window encoding:
- the LOC141642613 gene encoding uncharacterized protein LOC141642613, yielding MTGGTIISAKEGGGSGTKYEQIAPTSPLYLHPSDSPSLSLTQIKFDGENYELWADAVRNGLDAKNKLAFVEGTIEKPVTASGEDESNESVAWRQCNAMVKAWLRNVIEIRLHPSITFSGTVPEIWKELKEQFSTGNAPRVHQLKSELNDCKQGKDQSIVDYYTKLKSIWDELSTYSRVPQCTCGSAAALLKEREEEKVHQFLMGLDTSLYGNIRSNLLMEDDITSLSRAYSLMLREQRHRAVTKVKEEINEAAMAVKTTGGGVRGTVPDASHEQGEQPPLHCTFCNKDYHTEESCWEKHGYPSRGRGRGRRGGRGRGGRGRGNTFQVANAASTTNNDAQKQGQSALTSDEVVALRGLLGNKTEASHKLTGPVYEDADWTG